Proteins encoded in a region of the Gallalistipes aquisgranensis genome:
- a CDS encoding transcription antitermination protein NusB: MLSRRLLRIKAIKALYAHFKSESDSLIASEKNLMTGIDKTYDLYHQMLWLIVDVARYAEERIELGRKKKLPTPEDLNPNTRFIDNAVIRQIGNTRQLTDYLDKRSLGWVNYPELVKKLYAELVASDYYRDYMSASGSGYRQDVKLVEDFYVKTVSDNALLEEVVEEQSILWADDVDFALVMVVRTLGDCRASMTEVPLLPEFKNDDDREFVRELFRKTLVNYKEYLSYVEKFTQNWDVDRIAFMDNLIMTSALAELLNFPSIPVKVTLDEFIEIAKYYSTPGSSLFINGVLDKIIESLKAEGRVNKTGRGLL; encoded by the coding sequence ATGCTGAGCCGGAGATTATTAAGAATTAAAGCCATAAAAGCCCTCTACGCACATTTCAAATCGGAATCGGATTCGTTGATCGCCTCGGAGAAGAATCTCATGACCGGCATCGACAAGACATACGACCTCTACCACCAGATGCTCTGGCTCATCGTCGACGTGGCCCGTTATGCCGAGGAGCGTATCGAACTCGGGCGGAAGAAGAAACTGCCTACGCCCGAGGACCTCAATCCCAATACCCGTTTTATCGACAACGCCGTGATCCGGCAGATCGGAAACACCCGGCAGCTGACCGATTACCTGGACAAGCGGTCGCTCGGGTGGGTGAACTATCCGGAGCTTGTCAAGAAGCTCTACGCGGAGCTGGTGGCGAGCGATTATTACCGGGATTATATGTCCGCCTCCGGATCGGGTTACCGCCAGGACGTCAAGCTGGTAGAGGATTTCTACGTGAAGACCGTCTCCGACAATGCCCTGCTCGAAGAGGTGGTCGAAGAACAGTCCATCCTCTGGGCCGACGACGTGGATTTCGCGCTGGTGATGGTGGTGCGTACGCTGGGCGATTGCCGTGCCTCGATGACGGAGGTGCCGCTGCTTCCCGAATTCAAGAATGACGACGACCGTGAGTTCGTGCGCGAACTGTTCCGCAAGACGCTGGTCAATTACAAGGAGTATCTGAGTTACGTGGAGAAGTTCACCCAGAACTGGGACGTGGACCGGATCGCTTTCATGGACAACCTCATCATGACGTCGGCACTGGCCGAGCTGCTCAATTTTCCGTCGATTCCGGTCAAGGTGACCCTGGACGAGTTTATCGAGATCGCCAAATATTACAGTACGCCGGGCAGCAGCCTGTTCATCAACGGCGTGCTCGACAAGATCATCGAGAGCCTGAAGGCCGAAGGCCGGGTGAACAAGACGGGCCGGGGACTTCTTTAG
- a CDS encoding DUF1573 domain-containing protein encodes MQAVLACCCLLASVGCGGGRKPARPSVSEGPVLELSDSLLRAGGACDTVSLGRLREGEVVVRRFSLLNTGKTPLVILSVETGCGCTEVEFPRQPLLPGERRPFSFSFDSRGFYGWQLKTVTIRTSAGGQPFRLLITADVI; translated from the coding sequence GTGCAGGCTGTTCTTGCCTGCTGCTGCCTGCTGGCATCAGTCGGTTGCGGCGGTGGTCGGAAACCCGCCCGGCCTTCCGTCTCCGAAGGGCCCGTACTGGAGTTGTCCGACTCTTTGCTCAGGGCGGGCGGGGCGTGCGACACCGTGTCGCTGGGACGGTTGCGGGAGGGGGAAGTGGTCGTCCGCCGCTTTTCGTTGCTCAACACGGGAAAGACCCCGCTGGTGATCCTGAGCGTGGAGACCGGATGCGGCTGTACGGAGGTGGAGTTTCCCCGCCAGCCTCTGCTGCCCGGAGAGAGACGGCCTTTTTCCTTTTCGTTCGATTCCCGCGGATTTTACGGTTGGCAGCTCAAGACGGTCACGATCCGCACATCGGCCGGCGGACAGCCTTTCAGACTGCTGATTACGGCCGATGTGATCTGA
- a CDS encoding VOC family protein yields MKKTILLVLLLAVFAAEAQQTPERPKILGISHAGFASADIENSRSFFRDYLGFAEPVVIRDGDEGDIRILYVKINDEQYVELTPLKKGEPGLTHLAFQTDDAEGMRRYLEAKGCKVSAKTTFGRIGNGHISVISPLGMRHEFIEYRPDSKTSAARGKMMPDSRISRRMGHAGFMVADLDAALAFYVDILGFREVWRGGKDPAKVSWVHLQVPDGDQTIELMLYETEPTRAQKGSLNHISLDVKDVYATQSLLDGRRLPEGCRLAREIKGGVIRKLHVNCFMSDGSRVEIMEDHTIDGKPTPSSKGVPMKYVPAPVER; encoded by the coding sequence ATGAAAAAAACGATATTGCTCGTCCTGTTGCTGGCCGTTTTCGCGGCCGAAGCGCAACAGACTCCGGAACGTCCGAAGATACTGGGAATCTCCCATGCCGGTTTCGCCTCTGCCGACATCGAGAACAGCCGCTCCTTTTTCCGGGATTATCTGGGCTTCGCCGAGCCGGTCGTGATCCGTGACGGGGACGAAGGGGATATCCGTATCCTTTATGTGAAGATCAACGACGAACAGTATGTCGAGCTGACGCCTCTGAAAAAAGGGGAACCCGGCCTGACCCACCTGGCTTTCCAGACCGACGATGCGGAGGGAATGCGCCGCTATCTGGAGGCGAAAGGGTGCAAAGTGTCGGCGAAAACCACGTTCGGACGGATCGGCAACGGGCATATTTCTGTCATCAGTCCGCTGGGTATGCGTCACGAGTTCATCGAATACCGGCCGGACAGCAAGACGTCCGCTGCCCGGGGAAAAATGATGCCTGATAGCCGGATCAGCCGCCGCATGGGCCATGCAGGGTTCATGGTGGCCGATCTGGATGCGGCACTGGCGTTTTATGTGGATATCCTGGGCTTCAGGGAGGTCTGGAGGGGCGGGAAGGACCCCGCCAAGGTGAGTTGGGTCCACCTGCAGGTGCCCGACGGCGACCAGACGATAGAACTGATGCTCTATGAGACCGAACCCACGCGGGCCCAGAAAGGGTCGCTGAACCATATTTCGCTGGATGTGAAAGACGTGTACGCGACCCAATCCCTGCTCGACGGCCGCCGGCTGCCGGAAGGATGCCGCCTGGCCCGGGAGATAAAGGGGGGAGTGATCCGGAAATTGCACGTGAATTGCTTTATGTCCGACGGTTCCCGGGTCGAAATCATGGAGGACCATACGATCGACGGTAAACCCACTCCCTCCTCGAAAGGGGTTCCCATGAAGTATGTGCCGGCTCCGGTGGAACGTTAA
- the yajC gene encoding preprotein translocase subunit YajC: MNVMTILLQAAGGSGAGGSMQFLIMMVLIFGVMYFFMIRPQQKRQKELMKFRNALEKGQKIITAGGIYGTVKEVKETYVLVEVDNNVAIRVDKSMVMKDPSDLAQQAK, translated from the coding sequence ATGAATGTAATGACGATCCTATTGCAGGCAGCAGGAGGCAGCGGCGCCGGCGGCAGCATGCAGTTCCTTATTATGATGGTGCTGATCTTCGGCGTGATGTATTTCTTTATGATCCGCCCGCAGCAGAAACGCCAGAAAGAGCTGATGAAATTCCGCAATGCGCTCGAAAAGGGCCAGAAGATCATTACCGCAGGCGGTATCTACGGCACTGTGAAAGAGGTGAAGGAGACTTACGTGCTGGTGGAAGTGGACAACAACGTAGCCATCCGCGTCGATAAGTCGATGGTGATGAAGGACCCTTCCGACCTGGCTCAGCAGGCGAAATAA
- a CDS encoding glucuronyl esterase domain-containing protein, producing MYKRIAAILLSVTGVSLCFGQQADGCPPVLETRDGVRVTTIREWERIRRPEILELFATQMYGVDPGTKVKTSYRVLEEDARALGGKATRRQVRMTFAANGMERTADMLLYIPNGVRRPVPVIVGLNFQGNYATTSDPAVLMTDRWVPYPKGINRPADSLRGRAASRWPYERAVERGYAVATIFNGDFFSDRREGYDGSVLPMLYAGSTVPDSARMKAVGAWAWGLSRAVDYFEKARELDARRIVLLGHSRLGKAALWAGASDPRFSVVVSNDSGSTGAALARNKRGENVERINRNFPYWFADNYKKYNDNEFALPVDQHLLLALVAPRPLYVGSASRDQWADPAGEFGAARLCGDAYRLYGLRPLEWKGEGLPPVNTPLQKGDVAYHLREGKHDITLYDWERYMDFADKYFK from the coding sequence ATGTATAAGCGGATTGCGGCGATACTCCTGTCGGTGACGGGGGTATCGCTTTGTTTCGGACAACAGGCGGACGGGTGCCCGCCCGTGCTGGAGACGCGGGACGGCGTCCGCGTGACGACTATCCGGGAGTGGGAACGGATACGCCGGCCGGAGATACTGGAGCTGTTCGCCACGCAGATGTACGGTGTCGATCCCGGCACGAAGGTGAAAACCTCCTATCGGGTGCTCGAAGAGGATGCCCGTGCGCTCGGAGGCAAGGCCACGCGGCGGCAGGTCCGGATGACTTTTGCGGCCAACGGCATGGAACGTACGGCCGACATGCTGCTCTATATTCCCAACGGGGTGCGTCGCCCCGTTCCCGTCATCGTGGGGCTGAATTTTCAGGGAAACTACGCCACCACTTCCGATCCGGCCGTGCTGATGACCGATCGGTGGGTGCCCTATCCGAAAGGGATCAACCGGCCGGCCGACTCCCTTCGGGGACGTGCCGCCTCCCGGTGGCCGTATGAGAGGGCCGTGGAACGCGGGTATGCGGTTGCTACGATTTTCAACGGCGATTTCTTTTCCGATCGCCGGGAGGGATACGACGGCAGCGTCCTTCCGATGCTTTATGCCGGAAGCACGGTGCCCGATTCCGCACGGATGAAGGCGGTCGGGGCTTGGGCCTGGGGGTTGAGCCGGGCCGTGGACTATTTCGAAAAGGCCCGGGAGCTGGATGCCCGCAGGATCGTCCTGCTCGGGCACTCCCGTCTGGGGAAGGCCGCCTTGTGGGCCGGGGCGAGCGATCCCCGTTTCTCCGTGGTGGTTTCGAACGACTCCGGCTCTACGGGCGCGGCTCTCGCCCGCAACAAGCGGGGGGAGAACGTGGAGAGGATCAACCGTAATTTTCCGTATTGGTTCGCGGATAATTACAAAAAGTACAACGATAACGAGTTCGCCCTGCCTGTCGATCAGCACCTGTTGCTGGCCCTCGTGGCGCCGCGTCCGCTCTACGTGGGGAGCGCCAGCCGGGACCAGTGGGCCGACCCTGCCGGGGAGTTCGGGGCGGCCCGCCTGTGCGGCGACGCCTACCGGCTTTACGGTCTTCGTCCGCTGGAGTGGAAGGGCGAAGGGCTGCCCCCGGTCAATACGCCGTTGCAGAAGGGGGATGTGGCCTATCATCTCCGCGAAGGGAAACATGATATAACCCTTTACGATTGGGAACGGTACATGGATTTTGCCGACAAATATTTCAAATAG
- a CDS encoding sigma-70 family RNA polymerase sigma factor has translation MITRTLEDLFNAHFRSAAYIAEEIVHSKSVAEDIVQDVFIRLSKVDLSKVRSPVQYLYKCVRHASLDYASTHTLRRWEELNGSELIADEVNFDLSRDAVERANRLHRLYQAIEKLPAQSRRVVKLICLNNYSYADAASELGVSLATIKTHMYRSVKSLRKFMMTFFF, from the coding sequence ATGATAACCCGGACTCTTGAGGACCTTTTCAATGCACATTTCCGCAGCGCGGCCTATATCGCGGAGGAGATCGTGCATTCCAAGTCCGTTGCCGAGGATATCGTGCAGGATGTCTTCATCCGCCTGTCGAAGGTCGATCTTTCCAAAGTCCGCTCGCCCGTGCAGTATCTGTACAAGTGTGTGCGCCATGCGTCGCTGGATTACGCCAGTACGCACACCCTGCGGCGCTGGGAGGAGCTCAACGGATCGGAACTGATCGCCGACGAGGTGAACTTCGATCTGAGCCGCGATGCGGTCGAACGGGCCAACCGGCTCCACCGCCTGTACCAGGCCATCGAGAAGTTGCCCGCACAGTCGCGCCGGGTCGTCAAGTTGATCTGTCTGAATAACTATTCGTATGCCGATGCCGCCTCGGAGTTGGGCGTTTCGCTGGCTACGATCAAGACGCACATGTACCGTTCGGTGAAGAGCCTGCGGAAATTCATGATGACATTCTTTTTTTAA
- a CDS encoding FecR family protein — translation MDNTQVEKWLLAYISGRITPQEMALLEEWAAASEENRQILDLIEGRSELGTELRRMYGYDKEKAWKAVCAADRHYTRRRRLVRAFRFAAAAVLFAGVLATGILLHDAKERFDPGRNQLSSTVGPGARGAVLELSSGRQVILSDSVSEELTDCDTKIEIRGNELAYAAEQDFPEAGRIVPEEPAYNTVRVPIGCEYSLTLSDGTRVWLNAGSSLTYPPRFEKGKREVSMTGEVYFDVARDPGRPFTVLAGEVGLTVLGTSFNVMAYADEPRVETTLVEGSVRVAAAGRETVLEPGFQAGFDRSGGSLTVRKVDADSFSAWTRGLLVFYDEPLRSICRKLERWYGVRIDASSPSLDGVLYTGMIKRYETLNEVADLMNLTNEVVFSEEDGVVRVELRSRNK, via the coding sequence ATGGACAATACCCAGGTGGAAAAATGGCTGCTTGCCTATATTTCGGGCAGGATCACTCCGCAGGAGATGGCCCTGCTCGAAGAGTGGGCCGCCGCTTCGGAGGAAAACCGCCAGATTCTCGACCTGATCGAGGGGCGTTCCGAACTGGGGACGGAGCTGCGGCGCATGTACGGGTACGATAAGGAAAAGGCATGGAAGGCCGTCTGTGCGGCGGACCGCCACTACACGCGCCGGCGCCGGTTGGTGCGTGCCTTCCGTTTCGCTGCTGCCGCGGTCCTTTTCGCGGGGGTCCTGGCGACCGGAATTCTGCTGCACGATGCGAAGGAGCGTTTCGATCCGGGACGCAATCAGCTCTCCTCCACGGTCGGACCCGGAGCCAGGGGCGCGGTACTCGAACTCTCTTCGGGGCGGCAGGTGATTCTTTCCGATTCCGTTTCTGAAGAACTTACCGATTGCGATACGAAGATCGAGATACGGGGCAACGAACTGGCCTACGCGGCCGAACAGGACTTTCCCGAGGCGGGCCGTATTGTACCGGAGGAGCCCGCGTATAATACGGTGAGGGTGCCGATCGGCTGCGAGTATTCGCTTACGCTCAGCGACGGTACCCGCGTATGGCTGAACGCAGGATCGAGCCTGACCTATCCGCCCCGTTTCGAAAAGGGAAAACGGGAGGTTTCGATGACCGGGGAGGTCTATTTCGATGTGGCCCGCGATCCCGGCCGTCCTTTCACCGTATTGGCGGGAGAGGTCGGTCTTACCGTGCTGGGTACCTCGTTCAACGTGATGGCCTATGCCGACGAACCCCGTGTGGAGACGACGCTGGTGGAAGGATCGGTACGGGTCGCGGCCGCCGGACGGGAGACGGTGCTGGAGCCGGGATTCCAGGCCGGGTTCGACCGGAGTGGGGGCAGCCTGACGGTGCGCAAGGTCGATGCCGACTCCTTTTCCGCATGGACCCGGGGACTGCTGGTCTTTTACGACGAACCTTTGCGTTCGATCTGCCGGAAACTGGAGCGGTGGTACGGCGTGCGGATCGACGCCTCTTCCCCTTCGCTGGACGGAGTGCTCTACACGGGAATGATCAAACGCTACGAGACGCTCAACGAAGTGGCCGACCTGATGAACCTGACCAACGAGGTGGTCTTTTCCGAAGAAGACGGCGTAGTCCGTGTGGAGCTTCGGTCGCGGAACAAGTAA
- a CDS encoding SusC/RagA family TonB-linked outer membrane protein, whose product MKNLYLCALLSRARGLCAVALLTLAVSLAASDAAVAGDLAQPRKNRISISLTGATLDDVLQYVKKETGYYVLYNSSSAKAIKGINIRRENAPVEEVVREALRGTGLDFTINDDTIVIKPRDEKAQTASKTESQSYTRVTVTGKVTNRATKAPVAGAMVLVKGTNVGTVTDEKGAYSIKFPNRPGTVLAFSFLGMESREVPYTNQTSVDVQLLERVESIDDVVVTGYAQVRKEGFTGNTTRISQEDIVKVSPKRMIDAIQVFDPSFRIAENITMGSNPNALPEFYIRGQNSISTELSANTADISRQNLTNNNNLPIFILDGFEVDVEKIYDMDPSRVHSLTLLKDAAATALYGSRAANGVVVIESRAPEPGKLRISYNLTGSVEMPDLSAYNLMNAREKLQAELDGGIYSFDATDFTESVYQKNQEYYAKLNEVNRGVDTYWLSKNLRTAVNHQHSLYIDGGENDVRWGVELKYAGNKGVMRTPSATPTVPGFSSTTASAVSS is encoded by the coding sequence ATGAAGAACCTTTACTTATGTGCGCTTCTCTCCCGTGCGAGGGGTCTTTGCGCCGTTGCCCTGCTGACGCTGGCGGTTTCGCTGGCGGCGTCGGATGCGGCGGTGGCCGGGGATCTGGCTCAGCCGAGGAAGAACCGGATTTCGATCTCCCTGACGGGAGCAACGCTCGACGACGTGCTGCAATACGTCAAGAAAGAGACGGGCTATTATGTCCTCTATAACAGCAGTTCGGCCAAGGCGATCAAGGGTATCAACATCCGGCGGGAGAACGCTCCCGTCGAAGAGGTGGTACGCGAGGCGCTTCGCGGCACAGGACTCGATTTCACTATCAACGACGATACGATCGTCATCAAACCCCGCGATGAAAAGGCGCAGACCGCTTCGAAAACCGAATCCCAGTCCTATACCCGGGTGACCGTTACGGGCAAGGTGACCAACCGTGCCACGAAGGCTCCCGTGGCGGGTGCCATGGTGCTGGTCAAAGGGACCAATGTAGGGACGGTGACCGACGAAAAGGGCGCTTACTCGATCAAGTTTCCGAACCGGCCCGGAACGGTGCTGGCATTCAGCTTCCTCGGCATGGAGTCGCGCGAGGTTCCCTACACCAACCAGACGAGTGTGGACGTGCAGTTGCTCGAGAGGGTGGAGAGTATCGACGATGTGGTGGTGACCGGTTATGCGCAGGTGCGTAAGGAGGGTTTTACGGGCAACACCACCCGTATTTCGCAGGAGGATATCGTGAAGGTCTCGCCCAAGCGGATGATTGATGCCATCCAGGTCTTCGATCCTTCGTTCCGTATTGCGGAAAACATCACGATGGGATCGAACCCCAATGCGCTGCCCGAGTTCTATATCCGCGGTCAGAACAGTATTTCGACCGAACTGAGTGCCAATACGGCCGATATTTCGCGCCAGAACCTGACCAATAACAACAACCTTCCGATCTTCATTCTGGACGGTTTCGAGGTGGATGTGGAGAAGATTTACGACATGGACCCCAGCCGGGTGCACTCGCTGACCCTGCTGAAGGATGCCGCAGCCACGGCCCTCTACGGGTCGCGGGCGGCCAACGGCGTCGTGGTGATCGAGTCGCGGGCTCCGGAACCCGGCAAACTGCGCATATCCTACAATCTGACCGGAAGCGTCGAAATGCCCGACCTGTCGGCCTACAATCTGATGAATGCCCGCGAAAAGCTGCAGGCCGAACTCGACGGGGGAATCTATTCGTTCGATGCCACCGACTTTACCGAAAGCGTGTACCAGAAAAACCAGGAGTATTACGCGAAACTCAACGAAGTGAACCGGGGGGTCGATACCTACTGGCTGTCGAAGAACCTGCGCACGGCCGTCAATCATCAGCACAGCCTCTATATCGACGGCGGTGAGAACGACGTGCGGTGGGGCGTTGAGTTGAAATATGCCGGCAACAAGGGTGTCATGCGGACTCCAAGCGCGACACCTACGGTGCCGGGCTTTTCCTCGACTACCGCATCGGCCGTTTCCAGCTGA
- a CDS encoding TonB-dependent receptor domain-containing protein: protein MNRASYDANNSTDSPYSFSQFSHMLPYNVPIDETTGKYLQKLRFGQSALNPLYEREYLNSFDKSKYHTLQNNFAINFYATPHFTAKAWIAFSQRISDDRTFVDPLSASNSAFATPTELGSLTVIGQENSYYDANILFMYNRNINKNYLNFSLGGNIRETNYTVSSTTYKGFSTGSLNSPNDAAQVDGKPTESKNKTRLVGMFFSANYTYDDIYLLDASVRMDGSSEFGSDNRVAPFWAAGAGINIHNYGFLKGNKTLSRLKIRGSIGTVGKVGYAAYAAQSTYTTSSTSDWYSTGAGHILYYMGNPDLGWEKTRIADIGLELGFFQDRLLFKASYYDKMTIDQITDVTIPSSSGFTSYKDNLGKVSNRGFELDLRYNFYRTRDLDLTLYGNMAHNKNKIIKINDALRAYNELVQKQYDDYDDYSTQSKYAQTFTQYQEGGSMYAIYGMRSLGINPANGKEVYLRPDGTITYEWRAADQVQIGNTEPWAQGSFGLNARWKNFSLFASFLYEFGGQRYNSTLVSEVENANLERYNVDRRVSTDRWKNPGDVTPLKDIKDRTQVTRPTSRFVQDYNTLQFNSLSVSYDFPSKLVKRWGLGMLRLTANMEDLAYISSVLQERGLSYPYSRVMNFTLNLTF from the coding sequence ATGAACCGTGCCTCGTACGACGCCAACAACTCGACCGATTCCCCCTATTCGTTCTCGCAGTTCTCCCACATGTTGCCCTACAACGTCCCGATTGACGAGACGACCGGCAAGTATCTTCAGAAACTGCGGTTCGGCCAGTCGGCGCTCAATCCCCTCTACGAGCGGGAGTATCTGAACAGTTTCGACAAGAGCAAATACCATACGCTCCAGAACAATTTTGCGATCAACTTCTATGCGACCCCCCATTTTACAGCCAAGGCGTGGATCGCTTTCAGCCAGCGCATTTCCGACGACCGTACGTTCGTGGACCCGCTCTCCGCATCCAACAGCGCCTTCGCCACTCCCACGGAACTGGGATCGCTGACGGTCATCGGGCAGGAGAACTCCTACTACGATGCCAACATCCTGTTCATGTACAACCGCAATATCAACAAGAATTACCTGAACTTCTCGCTGGGCGGTAATATCCGCGAAACCAACTATACGGTGAGCAGCACCACCTACAAGGGATTTTCGACCGGATCGCTCAACTCGCCCAACGATGCGGCGCAGGTGGATGGCAAACCGACCGAATCGAAGAACAAGACCCGTCTGGTCGGTATGTTCTTCTCGGCGAACTACACCTACGACGATATCTACCTGCTCGACGCTTCGGTGCGTATGGACGGTTCGTCCGAGTTCGGAAGCGACAACCGGGTGGCTCCCTTCTGGGCGGCCGGTGCCGGTATCAATATCCACAATTACGGGTTCCTGAAGGGTAACAAGACCCTCAGCCGTCTGAAAATCCGCGGTTCGATCGGTACGGTCGGTAAAGTGGGCTATGCGGCTTATGCGGCCCAGTCGACCTATACGACCTCTTCCACGTCGGACTGGTATTCCACGGGTGCCGGGCATATCCTCTACTACATGGGCAATCCCGACCTGGGGTGGGAGAAGACCCGGATTGCCGACATCGGTCTGGAACTCGGCTTCTTCCAGGACAGACTGTTGTTCAAGGCCAGCTATTACGACAAGATGACCATCGACCAGATTACCGACGTAACGATTCCCTCCTCTTCGGGTTTCACCAGTTACAAGGATAATCTGGGCAAGGTGAGCAACCGCGGTTTCGAACTCGACCTCCGGTATAATTTCTACCGCACGCGGGACCTCGACCTGACCCTTTACGGCAATATGGCCCACAACAAGAACAAGATCATCAAGATCAACGATGCTCTGCGTGCCTATAACGAACTGGTGCAGAAACAGTACGACGACTACGACGACTATTCCACGCAGAGCAAGTACGCGCAGACCTTCACCCAGTACCAGGAGGGCGGTTCGATGTACGCCATCTACGGCATGAGGTCGCTCGGAATCAATCCGGCCAACGGTAAGGAGGTCTACCTGCGTCCCGACGGAACGATCACCTACGAATGGCGGGCCGCCGACCAGGTGCAGATCGGAAATACGGAGCCGTGGGCCCAGGGTTCGTTCGGGCTGAACGCCCGCTGGAAGAACTTCTCGCTCTTCGCTTCGTTCCTCTACGAATTCGGCGGCCAGCGCTACAACTCCACGCTGGTGAGCGAGGTGGAGAACGCCAACCTCGAACGGTACAACGTGGACCGGCGGGTTTCGACCGACCGCTGGAAGAATCCCGGCGACGTGACCCCTCTGAAAGATATCAAGGATCGCACGCAGGTCACCCGTCCCACCTCGCGCTTCGTGCAGGACTACAACACTCTGCAGTTCAACTCCCTTTCGGTCAGCTATGATTTTCCCTCCAAGCTGGTCAAACGGTGGGGGCTCGGAATGCTGAGGCTGACCGCCAACATGGAAGACCTGGCCTATATCAGCTCCGTACTTCAGGAGCGCGGTCTGAGCTATCCCTATTCGCGCGTGATGAACTTTACGCTTAATCTTACATTCTAA
- a CDS encoding RagB/SusD family nutrient uptake outer membrane protein: MKSYTKIFTACVLALSLSSCNGWLDITPQGLTTEKNLFEDYDGYRSALNGIYQQMASADLYGRELSWGFMSALSQYYDFGSMDNTQLYTYTEKMDYENKEVLDYMEGIWQTAYNTVANCNVLISHIEEADPQMFPYVDSGEKGMIHGEALAARALMHFEVLRLFAPAPVVDRTSKSIPYSTTYPDKVPTRYTTGEVLEKIVADLQAALPLLEQNDRNLSALQTASNRFAANDSRGLFFGYRGTRLHYWAVKALLARVYMYAGDYANALTTAKEVYDTCKEWFPLTDYTTANGVSGAIKFYDDIIFASYDQYLVDNYDDVMLANQSAAANFMLALRSPQNRFTGQTTYDIRYKFGINRPDEEEQENVYASCKYVKYSRTGGDIESASNDTQGALIPVIRMSEIMMIIAECQARGESGQGDGVISEAVSTLNAVLQARSRNRYKVSASTFDEFMKELEDEMWKENIGEGQYFFYLKRINSPTLVTAASQTIQMSGKYVFDIPDSETNLLQ; encoded by the coding sequence ATGAAATCATACACGAAAATATTCACTGCCTGCGTCCTCGCCCTGTCGCTTTCGTCCTGCAACGGCTGGCTCGACATCACGCCGCAGGGTCTGACCACCGAAAAAAACCTGTTCGAGGACTACGACGGTTACCGTTCGGCATTGAACGGCATCTATCAGCAGATGGCTTCGGCCGATCTTTACGGACGGGAACTCTCCTGGGGCTTTATGAGTGCCCTGTCCCAGTATTACGATTTCGGTTCGATGGACAACACCCAGCTGTACACCTACACCGAGAAGATGGATTACGAGAACAAGGAGGTGCTCGACTACATGGAGGGTATCTGGCAAACGGCCTACAACACGGTCGCCAACTGCAACGTGCTCATCTCCCATATCGAGGAGGCCGATCCGCAGATGTTCCCTTATGTGGACAGCGGCGAAAAGGGCATGATCCACGGGGAGGCGCTGGCCGCCCGGGCCCTGATGCATTTCGAGGTGCTGCGGCTTTTCGCGCCCGCTCCGGTCGTGGACCGGACTTCCAAGTCGATTCCTTATTCGACCACTTATCCCGACAAGGTGCCCACCCGCTATACGACCGGGGAGGTGCTCGAAAAGATCGTGGCAGACCTGCAGGCCGCACTGCCCCTGCTGGAGCAGAACGACCGGAATCTGAGTGCGCTCCAGACGGCTTCCAACCGTTTCGCAGCGAACGATTCGAGGGGCCTGTTCTTCGGTTACCGCGGCACCCGGCTCCATTATTGGGCCGTCAAGGCGCTGCTGGCCCGGGTGTATATGTATGCGGGTGACTATGCCAATGCGCTGACTACGGCAAAAGAAGTGTACGACACCTGCAAGGAATGGTTTCCGCTGACCGACTATACGACGGCCAACGGTGTGTCGGGTGCCATCAAGTTTTACGATGATATCATTTTCGCCTCCTACGATCAGTATCTGGTGGACAATTACGACGACGTGATGTTGGCCAACCAGAGTGCTGCGGCCAATTTCATGCTGGCGCTGCGGAGTCCGCAGAACCGTTTTACGGGGCAGACTACGTACGATATCCGGTACAAGTTCGGCATCAACCGTCCCGACGAGGAGGAACAGGAGAATGTGTACGCTTCCTGCAAATACGTGAAATATTCCCGCACGGGGGGCGATATAGAGTCGGCTTCCAACGACACGCAGGGCGCCCTGATCCCGGTGATACGCATGTCGGAGATCATGATGATCATCGCCGAATGTCAGGCCCGCGGCGAGAGCGGACAGGGCGACGGAGTCATCAGCGAGGCCGTTTCCACGCTGAATGCGGTACTTCAGGCCCGTTCCCGGAACCGGTATAAGGTCTCCGCTTCCACGTTCGACGAGTTCATGAAGGAGCTGGAAGACGAAATGTGGAAAGAGAACATCGGCGAAGGCCAGTATTTCTTCTACCTGAAACGGATCAACAGCCCCACGCTGGTGACTGCCGCTTCGCAGACCATCCAGATGAGCGGAAAATACGTGTTCGACATTCCGGACAGCGAAACCAATTTATTACAATAA